The Buchnera aphidicola (Sitobion avenae) genome contains a region encoding:
- the thrA gene encoding bifunctional aspartate kinase/homoserine dehydrogenase I yields the protein MKLLKFGGTSLANAEKFLSVAGIIEENIKTDQIAVVLSAPAKITNYLVHIVENIINNDQILETIHLAENIFIDLIKNLLKIQSNFPYQEIEEIIKKEFNKLKKIIHGIILLKQCPDNIRATIISRGEILSVFIMKSILQSKNYNVTIINPVKNFISIGNNYLDCTVDISQSKKCINNIYIKKNDIILMAGFIAGNQDKKLVVLGRNGSDYSAAVLAACLDANCCEIWTDVDGVFTSDPRKILNTYLLKSISYQEAMELSYFGAKVLHPRTIEPISQFKIPCFIKNTANIKSIGTLICENNRSEKDFMKGVTHLDNIVMFNISGSHIKYIRNMISRIFTIISRDDIKILFITQSSSENKINFCIFEHDVCKILYLLNKEFQLELKDKLLNPFKTKKNLSIISVVGSNIYKKYNIASKIFSALGASKINIFAIAQGSSEHSISLVIKKEYALKAVQNIHDVLFCNRKIIHVFLLGIGGIGSTLLDQILKQKNFLDKKNIEIKICTIANSKKILLLNDTYNLSNWKNDFNKSTTKFNLEFLNNLIKNNNFPNSVIIDCTSDQLLSEQYVNFINNDFHIVTSNKKANTGEWTYYKKIRNAIRKTNKKFLYETNVGAGLPVIETLQNLFKTGDTLIRFKGILSGSLSFIFGRLEEGILLSEATREAKELGFTEPNPSDDLSGVDVARKLLILARESGYDIELKDIKIESILPDIFKKYKNADVFLSKLKELDSYFFKKVNKARNIGNVLRFVATIEPEKKFFIKLEEVDVNDPLYKIKNGENALAFYTNYYQPIPLVLRGYGAGNNVTASGVFSDLLRTLS from the coding sequence ATGAAATTATTAAAATTTGGTGGTACTTCATTGGCTAATGCGGAAAAATTTTTATCTGTAGCTGGTATTATAGAAGAAAATATTAAAACAGATCAAATTGCAGTAGTACTTTCAGCACCAGCTAAAATTACTAACTATCTTGTTCATATTGTAGAAAATATCATTAATAATGATCAAATTTTAGAAACAATACATCTTGCAGAAAATATATTTATTGATTTAATAAAAAATCTTTTGAAAATACAATCTAATTTTCCTTACCAAGAAATCGAGGAAATTATAAAAAAAGAATTTAATAAATTAAAAAAAATAATACATGGAATAATATTATTAAAACAGTGTCCAGATAACATTCGTGCAACTATTATTTCTCGAGGAGAAATACTTTCAGTTTTTATAATGAAAAGTATATTACAATCTAAAAATTATAACGTAACTATTATTAATCCTGTTAAAAATTTTATTTCTATAGGTAATAACTACTTAGATTGCACTGTTGATATATCCCAATCTAAAAAATGTATTAATAACATATATATTAAAAAAAATGATATTATTTTAATGGCTGGTTTTATTGCCGGTAATCAAGATAAAAAATTAGTAGTATTAGGACGAAATGGTTCTGATTATTCTGCTGCAGTTTTAGCTGCTTGTTTAGATGCAAATTGTTGTGAAATTTGGACTGATGTTGATGGAGTTTTTACTTCTGATCCAAGAAAAATTCTCAATACTTATTTATTAAAATCTATATCCTATCAAGAAGCAATGGAATTATCTTATTTTGGTGCTAAAGTATTACATCCTCGTACTATTGAACCAATCTCGCAATTTAAAATTCCATGTTTTATTAAAAATACTGCTAATATTAAATCTATTGGAACTCTAATTTGCGAAAACAATCGTTCTGAAAAAGATTTTATGAAAGGTGTTACTCATCTTGATAACATAGTAATGTTTAATATATCTGGATCTCATATAAAATACATAAGGAATATGATATCACGTATATTTACGATAATATCACGAGATGATATTAAAATATTATTTATCACTCAATCATCTTCAGAAAATAAAATTAATTTTTGTATTTTTGAACATGACGTTTGTAAAATTCTATACTTATTAAATAAAGAATTTCAACTAGAATTAAAAGATAAATTATTAAATCCTTTTAAAACAAAAAAAAATTTATCTATTATCTCAGTAGTTGGATCAAATATTTATAAAAAATATAATATCGCATCAAAAATTTTTTCTGCTTTAGGTGCTTCAAAAATTAATATATTTGCAATTGCACAAGGATCTTCAGAACATTCTATTTCACTAGTGATTAAAAAAGAATACGCTTTAAAAGCAGTTCAAAATATTCATGATGTATTATTTTGCAATAGAAAAATAATTCATGTTTTTTTGCTGGGAATAGGTGGAATTGGTAGTACATTATTAGATCAAATATTAAAACAAAAAAATTTTTTAGATAAGAAAAATATAGAAATTAAAATTTGTACTATTGCAAATAGTAAAAAAATATTATTATTAAATGACACATATAATTTATCTAATTGGAAAAACGATTTTAATAAATCAACTACAAAATTTAATTTAGAATTTTTGAATAATTTAATAAAAAACAATAATTTTCCAAATTCAGTTATTATTGATTGCACATCAGATCAATTATTATCAGAACAATATGTAAACTTTATTAACAATGACTTCCATATAGTAACTTCAAATAAAAAAGCAAATACTGGTGAATGGACTTACTATAAAAAAATAAGAAATGCTATTAGAAAAACAAATAAAAAATTTTTATATGAAACTAATGTTGGAGCAGGATTACCAGTTATTGAAACACTTCAAAATTTATTTAAAACAGGTGATACTCTAATTCGCTTTAAAGGTATATTATCTGGATCGCTATCCTTTATTTTTGGAAGATTGGAAGAAGGAATTTTGCTTTCAGAAGCTACTAGAGAAGCCAAAGAACTAGGTTTTACTGAACCGAATCCATCTGATGATTTATCAGGTGTAGATGTTGCAAGAAAATTACTAATTTTAGCACGTGAATCTGGATATGATATAGAATTAAAAGATATTAAAATCGAATCTATATTACCAGATATTTTTAAGAAATATAAAAATGCCGATGTATTCCTATCAAAATTAAAAGAACTCGATTCGTATTTTTTTAAAAAAGTCAATAAAGCACGCAATATAGGAAATGTACTAAGATTTGTTGCTACAATAGAGCCAGAAAAAAAATTTTTTATAAAACTTGAAGAAGTGGATGTTAATGATCCATTATACAAAATAAAAAATGGTGAAAATGCATTAGCATTTTATACTAATTATTACCAACCAATTCCTTTAGTACTAAGAGGTTATGGTGCTGGTAATAATGTTACAGCGTCTGGCGTATTTTCCGACTTACTGCGCACACTATCATAA
- the hpt gene encoding hypoxanthine phosphoribosyltransferase, translated as MKHTLQVIITEKELDIRVRELGQEITKKYRNSKNKMILIALLRGSFVFIADLCRRIHIKHEIDFMTTSSYGRGMLSSGDVKIIKDLDEDIYNKNVLIVEDIIDSGKTLSKVLGILKLRNPKSLSVCTLLDKPECREVDISVDFVGFSILENFFIVGYGIDYAQSYRYLPYIGKVVFKESN; from the coding sequence ATGAAACATACTCTTCAAGTTATCATTACTGAAAAAGAACTTGATATCCGCGTTCGAGAATTGGGTCAAGAAATTACTAAAAAGTACAGAAACAGTAAAAATAAAATGATATTAATAGCATTACTACGTGGTTCTTTTGTATTTATAGCAGATTTATGTCGCAGAATTCACATTAAACATGAAATAGATTTCATGACAACTTCTAGTTATGGAAGGGGGATGCTATCTAGTGGGGATGTTAAAATTATAAAAGATTTAGATGAAGATATATATAATAAAAATGTTTTAATTGTAGAAGATATTATTGATTCAGGAAAAACTTTAAGTAAAGTATTAGGTATTTTAAAACTTAGAAATCCAAAATCATTATCCGTTTGTACTCTTTTGGATAAGCCAGAGTGTCGTGAAGTTGACATTAGTGTTGATTTTGTAGGTTTTTCTATTTTAGAAAACTTTTTTATAGTAGGTTACGGTATTGATTATGCTCAATCTTATCGTTATTTACCATATATAGGAAAAGTAGTTTTTAAAGAATCAAATTAA
- the panC gene encoding pantoate--beta-alanine ligase, with protein MLIIKKIKILHRTIILLKKTNKKIGLVPTMGNLHNGHVKLILLAKKYADIIIVSIFINPMQFNNLLDLKNYPQSFTEDCIILKKHNVDIVFFPHIDEIYPNGITKQTFVEVPKLSKILEGSARPGHFNGVTTIVCKLFNIIQPDFAFFGEKDYQQLLIIKILIKELNYMIKIISLPTIRLKNGLALSSRNNNLNSKEKKIAPYLYKIIKKTCEEIIKGDNTRKNIIHASKILLIKKGFSIDIFDVYNSKTLENSSENIKKLILLACVWLGKTRLIDNKKILLIN; from the coding sequence ATGCTCATTATAAAAAAAATAAAAATTTTACATAGAACAATAATACTTTTAAAAAAAACAAATAAAAAAATAGGACTAGTCCCTACAATGGGCAATTTACATAATGGTCATGTAAAACTAATATTATTAGCAAAAAAATATGCAGATATTATAATCGTAAGTATTTTTATTAATCCCATGCAGTTTAACAATTTGTTAGATCTAAAAAATTATCCTCAAAGCTTTACAGAAGACTGCATAATATTAAAGAAACACAATGTAGATATAGTTTTTTTTCCTCATATAGATGAGATTTATCCGAATGGTATAACAAAACAAACGTTTGTAGAAGTTCCTAAATTATCTAAAATTTTAGAAGGTAGCGCACGACCTGGGCATTTTAACGGTGTCACAACAATTGTTTGTAAATTATTTAATATTATACAACCGGATTTTGCTTTTTTTGGAGAAAAAGATTATCAACAATTATTAATAATTAAAATTCTTATAAAAGAATTGAATTACATGATAAAAATAATTAGCTTGCCTACAATACGATTAAAAAACGGACTCGCCCTAAGTTCAAGAAATAATAATTTAAATTCTAAAGAAAAAAAAATAGCACCATATTTATACAAAATAATAAAAAAAACATGTGAAGAAATCATAAAAGGAGACAATACTAGAAAAAATATTATTCATGCATCTAAAATTTTATTAATAAAAAAAGGATTTTCTATTGATATATTTGATGTATACAATTCTAAAACATTAGAAAATTCATCTGAAAACATTAAAAAATTAATTCTTCTCGCATGTGTGTGGTTGGGAAAAACGCGATTAATTGATAATAAAAAAATACTTTTAATTAATTAA
- the panB gene encoding 3-methyl-2-oxobutanoate hydroxymethyltransferase: MEYIAISQINDWKNKQIKFPAITAYDFSFAKLFSNQGIPVILIGDSLGMTIQGHASTLSVKIKDIEYHTKAVRKGAPNTFLISDLPFMSYYDTKTALKNTAKIIRSGANMIKLEGGKWLIEIIKELSNRSILVCGHIGLTPQYFHYLGGYKIQGKKQNDANKLIDEALVLEESGIKMLVIECVPEKLAEKITKCLSIPVIGIGSGKNTDGQILVMHDLLGITEGKIPSFSKNFLSESGSIQKAIQKYIHEVKTGIYPSPQYSF, from the coding sequence ATGGAATATATTGCAATATCACAAATAAATGATTGGAAAAACAAACAAATTAAATTTCCTGCTATTACAGCTTATGACTTTAGCTTTGCTAAATTATTTTCTAATCAAGGTATTCCAGTTATACTTATAGGTGATTCTTTAGGTATGACTATACAGGGTCATGCTTCGACATTATCAGTAAAAATTAAAGATATTGAATATCATACAAAAGCAGTTAGAAAAGGAGCACCAAATACTTTTTTAATATCTGATTTACCCTTCATGTCTTATTATGACACAAAAACAGCTCTTAAAAATACAGCAAAAATAATAAGATCTGGAGCCAATATGATAAAATTAGAAGGCGGAAAATGGTTGATTGAAATTATTAAAGAACTATCTAATAGATCAATATTAGTATGTGGTCATATAGGTTTAACACCACAATATTTTCATTATTTAGGTGGATATAAAATTCAAGGAAAGAAACAAAATGATGCAAATAAATTAATAGATGAAGCTTTAGTACTAGAAGAATCTGGAATTAAAATGCTTGTAATAGAATGTGTTCCAGAAAAATTAGCAGAAAAAATCACTAAATGTTTATCTATTCCAGTTATTGGTATAGGATCAGGAAAAAATACTGATGGCCAAATTCTTGTAATGCATGACCTTTTAGGAATTACTGAAGGGAAAATACCTAGCTTTTCAAAAAACTTTCTTTCTGAAAGTGGAAGTATTCAAAAAGCAATTCAAAAATATATACATGAAGTAAAAACAGGTATTTATCCAAGTCCACAATATAGTTTTTAA
- the dksA gene encoding RNA polymerase-binding protein DksA, whose product MEKEKNKNTSSLNVLSIAGLKPYQKKIDEQYMNEDQMLHFHKILKTWKNQLEDEINHTLFYIQDNATNFPDPIDRAAQEEEFSLDLRNRDRSRKLIKKIEMTLKKIKEKDFGYCSSCGIEIGIRRLEARPTANLCIDCKTLAEIREKQMTG is encoded by the coding sequence ATGGAAAAAGAAAAAAATAAAAATACATCATCTTTAAATGTTCTTTCTATTGCCGGCTTAAAGCCATATCAAAAAAAAATAGATGAACAATACATGAATGAAGATCAAATGCTACATTTTCATAAAATTCTTAAAACATGGAAAAATCAATTAGAAGACGAAATTAACCATACTCTATTCTATATACAAGATAACGCTACAAATTTTCCAGATCCTATTGATCGAGCTGCACAAGAAGAAGAATTTAGTTTAGATTTACGAAATCGTGATCGCAGTCGAAAACTAATTAAAAAAATTGAAATGACTTTAAAAAAAATTAAAGAAAAAGATTTTGGTTACTGTAGTTCTTGCGGCATTGAAATTGGAATTCGTCGTTTAGAAGCCAGACCCACTGCTAATCTATGTATTGATTGTAAAACATTAGCAGAAATTAGAGAAAAACAAATGACTGGTTAG